In the Candidatus Cloacimonadota bacterium genome, one interval contains:
- the manA gene encoding mannose-6-phosphate isomerase, class I: MMNYIDPVLHNYAWGSHTFIQQFLNIEHPEPLAEAWYSAHPQAPSMVGKSPLDVLIKQNPEYWLGSINSKLPFLLKVLAADQALSLQVHPSKKQAEEGFIRENDKQIPIDAPQRNYRDDNHKPEMIMALTDFYAMCGFRNYNDIIMLFKHFKLGTLFSTYQYFAKDPSPDSFQAFYQEILERKPMPQLAEHILKLHNSDRWENELKWTKYLLSLYPEDCTAISPLLLNLIHLKPFQAIFLESGIVHAYLQGAGIEIMAASDNVLRAGLSPKHIDVEELLKVMRYSPYQPSIYPAQSAKHHLIEYSNPTSDFLLSRVLIDSKYSLPNKSGVRILLNLDGDCTLLHKSEEIHLKKGSAVILPSAKQDISIIGNAHIIMASDGTK; this comes from the coding sequence ATGATGAACTATATTGATCCCGTCTTACATAATTACGCTTGGGGTTCTCACACATTTATACAGCAATTCTTGAATATTGAGCATCCCGAACCTTTAGCGGAGGCATGGTATTCTGCGCATCCCCAAGCCCCTTCTATGGTTGGCAAATCTCCTCTTGATGTTTTAATTAAGCAGAATCCGGAGTATTGGTTGGGTTCCATCAATTCCAAGCTTCCCTTTTTGCTAAAGGTTTTAGCGGCAGATCAAGCTCTTTCCCTCCAGGTTCATCCTTCGAAAAAGCAAGCCGAGGAAGGCTTTATACGCGAAAACGACAAGCAAATTCCAATTGATGCGCCTCAACGAAATTATCGGGATGATAATCATAAACCCGAAATGATAATGGCGCTAACCGATTTTTATGCCATGTGTGGGTTTCGGAACTATAACGATATTATTATGCTTTTTAAGCATTTCAAACTCGGCACTCTATTTAGTACTTATCAGTATTTTGCCAAAGATCCTTCTCCAGATTCTTTTCAAGCTTTTTATCAAGAAATACTTGAAAGAAAGCCCATGCCTCAACTCGCAGAACATATCCTAAAGCTACATAATTCTGATAGGTGGGAAAACGAATTAAAATGGACGAAGTATCTTCTTTCTTTATATCCAGAAGACTGCACCGCGATATCTCCCTTGCTTTTGAACCTTATTCACTTGAAACCTTTTCAGGCAATCTTTTTGGAATCAGGAATAGTGCATGCCTACCTACAGGGAGCAGGAATAGAAATAATGGCCGCAAGTGATAACGTTCTCCGTGCTGGGCTTAGCCCCAAACACATTGATGTGGAAGAGCTTTTAAAAGTAATGCGATATTCACCATATCAACCATCCATATATCCAGCTCAAAGCGCCAAGCATCACCTAATAGAATATTCCAATCCCACATCTGATTTCTTGCTTTCCCGAGTTTTAATAGATTCTAAATACTCTTTACCCAATAAATCTGGAGTGCGTATTTTGCTGAACCTAGATGGTGACTGCACTTTACTACATAAAAGCGAAGAAATACATCTAAAAAAGGGGAGTGCAGTAATCCTTCCTTCTGCCAAACAAGATATTAGTATTATTGGTAATGCTCATATTATAATGGCTAGTGACGGTACAAAATAA
- a CDS encoding SPASM domain-containing protein, whose product MFHAAGAWIDYQRSLKTKQVHLNHYPPALMIEPTNICNLKCPLCPSGNGSLKRQRGMMSLAQFCNVVDLIYKNIGMLILWNQGEPYLNKDFNDMVHYASSKSLYTMTSTNASLDLDAEAIVHSGLNKLIISMDGLSEKTYNQYRVNGDYQIVLKNMEALVSAKTKLKSKSPYLVWQFIIMRQNEHEIPRVKSMARQIGIDKLEFKTVQIYKEEDLIFLPVNHEFSRYHIQGNKFELKTELLNRCRRLWTQPVINWDLELSICCYDKDLQYRIGNILEHGFYQLWTSSVMNRFRTEILNNRSQFEICRNCGEGIVQKVKL is encoded by the coding sequence ATGTTCCATGCGGCTGGTGCCTGGATAGATTATCAGCGATCTCTTAAGACCAAACAGGTTCATTTAAACCACTATCCTCCAGCTTTAATGATTGAACCGACAAATATTTGCAATCTTAAGTGTCCACTCTGCCCGAGTGGGAATGGCAGCCTTAAACGACAGCGAGGAATGATGTCTCTAGCTCAATTCTGTAATGTTGTCGATTTGATTTATAAGAATATCGGAATGCTAATTTTGTGGAATCAGGGAGAGCCATATCTCAACAAGGATTTCAATGATATGGTACATTATGCCTCATCAAAAAGTCTTTATACCATGACTTCCACCAACGCAAGTTTGGATCTTGATGCAGAAGCAATAGTGCACAGCGGTTTGAACAAACTGATAATCTCGATGGATGGCCTCTCGGAAAAGACTTACAATCAATACCGTGTTAACGGAGATTATCAAATCGTCCTAAAGAATATGGAAGCCCTTGTATCTGCTAAAACAAAGCTGAAAAGCAAATCACCATATTTGGTATGGCAATTCATAATTATGCGCCAGAATGAACATGAAATCCCCAGAGTAAAAAGCATGGCTCGCCAAATTGGCATCGATAAACTTGAATTCAAAACAGTGCAAATATATAAAGAAGAAGATCTTATCTTTTTGCCAGTAAATCACGAATTCAGTAGATACCATATTCAAGGTAATAAATTCGAGCTAAAAACGGAATTACTGAATCGCTGCCGAAGGTTGTGGACTCAACCGGTTATTAACTGGGATCTAGAATTAAGTATCTGCTGTTACGATAAAGATTTACAATACCGGATCGGCAATATACTTGAGCATGGATTTTACCAGCTTTGGACAAGTTCTGTGATGAACAGGTTCCGAACCGAGATTCTTAATAATCGCTCCCAATTTGAAATATGCCGAAACTGCGGAGAAGGCATTGTACAAAAAGTAAAGCTATAG
- the hydF gene encoding [FeFe] hydrogenase H-cluster maturation GTPase HydF: MSPTPRGERLIIALLGRRNAGKSSLINAIIGQEIAIVSETPGTTTDPVDKHYELLPLGAVTFYDTAGVDDEGELGAKRVAATRKILYRADIVVFVNDGNALDMHELDMLERVREMDIPLLMVFNKADIKLADAQNIEYCSLRNIPYINLSAKNKTGILEAKNEIIRLAPKHLSENRILLGDIIKPKAKVILVCPIDSAAPKGRLILPQVQAIRDILDSNAISIVVKETELKDALAMMEQAPDLVVTDSQAIEQVNRETPNNVELTTFSILYARYKGELDILLTGIRQIDKLRDNDKVLIAEACSHHVQEDDIGRVKLPKWISEYTKKKLTFETYAGHDFPENLEEYALCVHCGGCMINVSEMNHRILECHRRGVPITNYGLTICKVHGSFERAIKPLLRVKK, encoded by the coding sequence ATGAGTCCTACTCCGCGCGGTGAAAGATTGATAATAGCGTTATTGGGAAGAAGAAATGCAGGTAAATCGAGCTTGATAAATGCCATTATTGGGCAGGAAATCGCAATAGTATCCGAGACTCCGGGAACAACTACCGATCCGGTGGATAAACACTACGAATTGTTGCCACTTGGGGCGGTAACATTCTACGATACGGCAGGTGTTGACGATGAGGGCGAACTTGGTGCAAAACGAGTGGCAGCTACCAGAAAGATATTGTATCGAGCAGATATAGTAGTTTTTGTAAATGATGGCAATGCTTTAGATATGCATGAATTGGATATGCTTGAGCGCGTCCGGGAAATGGACATACCACTTTTAATGGTGTTCAATAAAGCGGATATAAAACTGGCTGATGCTCAGAATATCGAGTATTGCAGCCTACGCAATATCCCATATATAAACCTTTCCGCCAAGAATAAAACTGGTATTTTGGAAGCCAAAAACGAAATTATCCGCCTTGCTCCCAAACACTTAAGCGAGAATAGGATTTTACTAGGCGATATTATTAAACCCAAGGCCAAAGTGATATTGGTTTGCCCCATAGATAGCGCTGCTCCCAAGGGACGCCTCATTTTACCTCAAGTGCAGGCTATTCGCGATATTCTTGATTCTAACGCCATAAGCATAGTGGTAAAAGAAACGGAGTTGAAAGATGCTTTGGCTATGATGGAACAAGCTCCCGATTTGGTAGTTACGGATTCTCAAGCTATCGAACAAGTAAATAGAGAAACGCCGAATAACGTGGAGCTTACAACCTTTTCCATTCTTTATGCTCGTTATAAAGGAGAACTGGATATTTTACTTACCGGCATACGCCAAATAGACAAACTAAGAGATAATGACAAGGTATTGATCGCTGAAGCCTGTTCGCATCATGTGCAAGAAGATGACATAGGCAGAGTAAAACTGCCAAAATGGATTAGCGAATACACAAAAAAGAAACTGACATTCGAAACTTATGCCGGACACGATTTCCCTGAAAATCTTGAAGAATACGCTTTGTGTGTGCACTGCGGAGGCTGCATGATAAATGTATCGGAGATGAATCATCGCATCTTGGAATGCCATCGACGAGGAGTTCCTATCACAAACTATGGTCTTACCATCTGTAAAGTTCACGGAAGTTTTGAACGAGCCATAAAACCTTTGTTGCGAGTAAAAAAGTGA
- a CDS encoding MBOAT family protein, with protein sequence MMKYILQSIMQSLNYDAANPLLFNSSFFLFFFLVIMLFYPFLADRSKTRTWYLLLVSLYFYFKTSGIFVVLLLITAAINFVLGKAIYRSKSRQTKRTWLLLSLLWNLGSLGYFKYTNFIVETINQLFGGSLPAMDIFLPVGISFFTFQTWSYTLDIYYGRLDAIPSFKDFAFFVSFFPQLVAGPIVRASYFIPQIHKKLSLDRDTISRALVLIFAGLLKKGVIADYLSVNFVDRVFDNPALFSGLENLIGVYAYALQIYCDFSGYSDIAIGLAALMGFNLPINFNSPYKAYSITDFWRRWHISLSTWLRDYLYIPLGGNRKGKARQHANLMITMLLGGLWHGASWNFVFWGALHGVALMIDKIWINTKLAQSAIFRFFSTILTFHFVCFSWIFFRSRSFAGAQEMIVRISGSFNLSLFSLWISEYRIVAALILIGFLSHWQPESWEKQYQKYLCKLPLIMQSLVMALIIWILYQARSADIQPFIYFQF encoded by the coding sequence ATGATGAAATACATTTTGCAAAGTATCATGCAATCTCTAAACTACGATGCTGCCAATCCATTATTATTCAACAGTAGCTTCTTCCTGTTTTTCTTTCTCGTTATTATGCTATTTTACCCGTTTCTGGCGGATCGCAGTAAAACCCGAACCTGGTATTTGTTGTTAGTATCTTTGTATTTCTATTTCAAGACCAGTGGCATTTTTGTTGTGCTGCTATTGATTACTGCAGCTATAAATTTTGTTTTGGGCAAAGCAATTTATCGCAGTAAAAGTAGGCAAACTAAAAGAACTTGGCTTCTTCTGAGTTTGTTGTGGAATCTGGGTTCTTTAGGGTATTTCAAATACACCAATTTTATCGTCGAGACTATCAATCAACTCTTTGGTGGTTCTCTGCCGGCAATGGATATATTTTTACCCGTAGGCATAAGCTTTTTTACCTTTCAAACATGGAGTTATACATTAGACATTTATTATGGCAGACTGGATGCCATCCCCAGTTTTAAAGATTTTGCCTTTTTTGTATCTTTCTTTCCTCAACTTGTAGCTGGACCAATCGTCCGTGCCAGCTATTTCATTCCCCAAATCCATAAGAAGTTATCACTCGATAGAGATACTATCTCACGGGCTTTAGTACTCATCTTTGCCGGTTTACTAAAAAAAGGCGTAATCGCAGATTATCTTTCTGTAAATTTTGTCGATAGAGTGTTCGATAATCCTGCCCTATTTTCGGGGTTGGAGAACTTGATTGGAGTGTATGCCTATGCATTGCAGATATATTGCGACTTTAGCGGATACTCTGATATCGCAATTGGTTTGGCTGCACTAATGGGGTTTAATTTACCCATAAACTTCAATAGCCCCTATAAAGCGTACAGTATTACAGATTTCTGGCGAAGGTGGCATATCTCTCTATCTACATGGTTGAGAGATTACCTCTATATACCGCTGGGAGGAAATCGCAAGGGAAAAGCCCGCCAACATGCAAACCTTATGATTACCATGTTATTAGGAGGCTTATGGCACGGTGCAAGTTGGAACTTTGTGTTTTGGGGAGCCTTGCACGGTGTAGCTTTGATGATTGATAAAATATGGATTAATACTAAACTTGCCCAGAGTGCTATATTCCGCTTTTTTAGTACTATTCTTACTTTTCATTTTGTGTGTTTTAGCTGGATCTTTTTCCGCAGCCGTAGTTTCGCAGGCGCACAAGAGATGATTGTGCGCATATCAGGATCGTTTAATTTATCTCTGTTTTCTTTATGGATCTCAGAATACCGCATTGTAGCAGCACTTATTCTGATCGGTTTTTTAAGCCATTGGCAGCCTGAAAGCTGGGAGAAACAATATCAAAAGTATCTTTGCAAACTTCCCCTCATCATGCAATCGCTAGTTATGGCATTGATAATCTGGATTCTATATCAAGCCCGAAGTGCAGACATTCAGCCCTTTATATACTTTCAATTTTAG
- the ligA gene encoding NAD-dependent DNA ligase LigA has product MNKTTAQKRIYELSTQIEKHNQLYYRDANPEISDFEYDLLVQELKEMCRQYPDLCPKVLSQVGNDLSEMGKTIAHKQRMISLDNAFSLEELIAWWDRIALEEGNLVPVCAELKIDGFGINLFYKNGSLQYASTRGDGLKGEDVTQNFLTLPNIPNRISFAGEIEIRGEIYFPVQEFLALNDERREQGEKLFANPRNAAAGSIKLKKKEEVSKRPLRALFYTIGLALPTVPCSTQEELLTWLQDNGFPVAKQHSLCSTHQDLISFCTSIESHRADLEYDIDGIVVKINDFNLQRKLGFTAKSPKWAIAYKFKPEEKETKLLKVEFQVGRTGAVTPVAILEPVYISGSTVSRSTLHNFDEIRRLGLHEGDTIKLIKSGEIIPKIIAVNTDKRIDDASRISLPHNCPVCNSPLSREADAAIDYCTSADCPAQLARSIEHFVSREAMDISGLGASLISRFLDEGIISSIEDLYDLEYERIANLERLGERSARNLLKAIENSKQQNFDRVLFALGIRFVGAVTARNLAIHFGSIKALQNASLEELASVPEVGDKIALAIREFFENYKNKVLIQKLEAAGLQMVYRSETQSEALSGKSFLLTGSMVRYSRKDLENLIRSHNGKILSSVSKALDYLVVGEKPGSKLTKAEKIPSIKIISEEDLLYMMEPNR; this is encoded by the coding sequence ATGAATAAAACAACTGCCCAGAAAAGGATTTATGAGCTTAGCACCCAGATAGAAAAGCATAATCAGCTTTACTATAGAGATGCAAATCCCGAGATTAGCGATTTTGAATATGATCTTTTGGTGCAAGAACTAAAAGAGATGTGTCGGCAATATCCTGATTTGTGCCCCAAAGTATTATCACAAGTTGGTAACGACCTCTCTGAAATGGGTAAAACAATAGCCCACAAACAGCGTATGATAAGCTTGGATAACGCCTTTTCTCTGGAAGAACTTATAGCTTGGTGGGATAGAATCGCTCTTGAAGAAGGCAACTTGGTGCCTGTATGTGCAGAGTTGAAAATAGACGGATTTGGCATCAATTTGTTTTACAAAAATGGCAGTTTGCAATATGCCAGTACACGTGGTGACGGCTTAAAAGGCGAAGATGTTACCCAAAACTTCCTAACTCTTCCCAATATCCCCAATCGAATCTCTTTTGCTGGAGAAATTGAAATAAGAGGAGAGATATACTTTCCGGTTCAAGAATTCTTGGCTCTGAATGATGAACGCAGAGAACAGGGAGAGAAACTATTTGCGAACCCCCGCAATGCTGCGGCTGGCTCGATAAAACTGAAGAAAAAAGAAGAAGTCTCCAAAAGACCTTTACGGGCTCTTTTTTACACAATCGGATTAGCTTTGCCCACAGTGCCTTGCTCTACGCAAGAGGAGCTATTGACTTGGTTGCAAGATAATGGTTTTCCTGTGGCGAAACAGCATTCTTTGTGTAGCACACATCAAGATTTGATTTCTTTTTGCACTTCCATAGAAAGCCACAGAGCAGATTTAGAGTATGATATAGACGGAATTGTAGTAAAGATAAATGACTTTAATCTACAAAGAAAACTTGGCTTCACTGCCAAGAGCCCAAAGTGGGCAATAGCCTATAAGTTTAAGCCCGAAGAAAAAGAAACAAAACTACTAAAAGTAGAATTTCAAGTAGGGAGAACTGGCGCCGTAACTCCGGTTGCCATTTTGGAACCGGTATACATATCTGGTTCAACAGTTTCTAGAAGCACGCTGCATAACTTTGATGAGATCCGTAGATTGGGTCTACATGAGGGTGATACTATTAAGCTTATCAAAAGCGGTGAGATTATTCCCAAAATCATTGCGGTAAATACTGATAAGCGGATTGATGATGCTTCTAGAATAAGTTTGCCTCACAACTGCCCGGTTTGCAATAGCCCACTATCCCGAGAAGCTGATGCGGCAATTGATTATTGCACTTCGGCAGATTGCCCCGCTCAATTAGCACGGAGTATTGAGCATTTTGTGTCTCGCGAAGCGATGGATATATCGGGTTTGGGTGCTTCCCTAATTTCTAGATTTTTAGATGAAGGTATCATAAGCAGTATTGAGGATCTGTATGATTTGGAGTATGAGCGCATAGCAAATCTTGAGCGCTTGGGAGAACGTTCTGCCCGCAATCTTTTAAAGGCAATCGAGAACTCGAAACAACAAAACTTCGATCGCGTATTATTCGCTTTAGGAATAAGATTTGTAGGTGCAGTCACTGCTCGCAACCTCGCTATTCATTTTGGCAGTATCAAGGCTTTACAAAACGCCAGTTTGGAAGAATTGGCATCCGTACCAGAAGTAGGAGATAAAATTGCCCTGGCAATTCGAGAATTCTTCGAAAATTACAAGAATAAAGTACTTATCCAAAAACTTGAAGCTGCTGGCTTACAAATGGTTTACAGATCTGAAACTCAATCTGAGGCATTATCAGGGAAGAGCTTTTTACTAACTGGATCTATGGTAAGATATAGCCGTAAAGACTTGGAAAACCTCATTAGAAGCCATAATGGAAAGATCTTAAGCAGCGTCTCAAAAGCCCTGGATTATCTCGTTGTGGGAGAAAAACCTGGTTCTAAGCTTACCAAAGCTGAAAAAATTCCCAGCATCAAGATTATCAGTGAAGAAGATTTGTTATACATGATGGAGCCTAATAGATGA
- a CDS encoding LptF/LptG family permease, which yields MILKRYILREHISPFLISLLVVTFVLLIDKIIDLLNLIIEKQLPIGIVIEVFGLSLPYMLALSIPMAVLVATILAFGRMSVDREIIAVKSSGVNIYNMLGPLFIAALMLTALMVYFNHWFLPDTNHRLKNLMLKVAYYKPMTIIEPGEYNHLLDYTVWCGDNNEEELRDVLIYDRSESRAPRTIYAESGKVIQMNNGNALRIVLNNGEMQQRNEREQGKFQTTSFIRYVINVRDLGNRADVFETGYRSDREMTYGQLTHAIDEHQKELTAKKEEVQRLQARISAGTLNPDPYVSQNEQRKLYSMQQVAQNRIDELEANIQSMLVEYHKKFALSFAIIIFVMIGVPLGLMTRTSGIGMAFSVSSIIFLVYYVALNMGEQLADKGQFNPFLSMWFSNIIFFILACFLIAGSIRDKRLFDMQVLIWRIKHLRSGKTPPPDEIVH from the coding sequence ATGATATTGAAACGCTACATTTTGCGCGAACACATCTCCCCCTTCTTGATATCTCTTTTAGTGGTAACATTCGTGCTTCTGATAGATAAAATTATCGATTTGCTAAATCTTATTATCGAAAAACAACTCCCTATCGGAATTGTAATTGAAGTTTTTGGTTTATCTTTGCCATATATGTTAGCTCTATCCATACCTATGGCTGTTTTAGTGGCAACGATTCTTGCGTTTGGGCGCATGAGTGTAGATCGTGAAATCATCGCCGTAAAATCCAGCGGAGTGAATATATATAACATGCTCGGACCTTTATTTATTGCCGCCCTAATGCTTACCGCACTGATGGTGTATTTTAATCATTGGTTTTTACCAGATACAAATCACCGACTTAAGAACCTGATGTTAAAAGTAGCATATTATAAGCCAATGACCATTATTGAACCCGGAGAATACAATCACTTGCTGGATTACACGGTATGGTGTGGAGATAACAACGAAGAAGAATTAAGAGATGTGTTAATTTACGATCGTAGTGAAAGTAGGGCTCCCAGAACAATTTATGCTGAAAGCGGAAAAGTAATACAGATGAACAATGGGAATGCCCTGCGCATAGTTTTGAATAATGGTGAAATGCAGCAACGAAACGAGCGAGAACAAGGTAAGTTTCAAACTACTAGCTTTATAAGATACGTTATTAATGTGAGAGATCTAGGAAATCGGGCTGATGTTTTTGAAACTGGATACCGTAGCGACAGAGAAATGACTTATGGACAACTCACGCATGCGATCGATGAACACCAAAAAGAGCTGACGGCAAAAAAAGAAGAGGTTCAAAGGCTACAAGCTCGCATTAGTGCCGGGACTCTTAATCCAGATCCTTATGTGAGCCAAAATGAGCAACGCAAATTATATTCCATGCAACAAGTCGCCCAAAACAGAATCGATGAACTGGAGGCAAACATTCAATCCATGTTGGTTGAATATCATAAGAAATTTGCTCTCTCCTTTGCTATTATTATTTTTGTGATGATTGGGGTTCCTCTGGGCTTAATGACTCGCACAAGTGGCATCGGAATGGCTTTTAGCGTATCTAGCATTATCTTTCTTGTGTATTATGTTGCCCTAAATATGGGCGAACAGTTAGCCGATAAGGGACAGTTTAATCCCTTCCTATCAATGTGGTTTTCGAATATTATATTTTTCATTTTGGCATGCTTTCTGATTGCGGGCTCAATTAGAGATAAACGCCTCTTCGATATGCAGGTTTTGATATGGAGAATAAAGCATTTGCGCAGCGGCAAAACTCCTCCTCCAGATGAGATTGTACACTAA
- a CDS encoding beta-ureidopropionase, translating to MKYIVSVLQYKPQFLKPDENFARLKDMIIQLDSDLVVLPELALSGYVFTDKEELNQVAESIPGGSIFGAMRELSAKQNLSICYGFPEKDGDTYYNSSALVNPDGTYFVYRKIHLFFREKIFFSSGEDPFFVCPAKNGIKIGMMICFDWQFPESARSLALKGAQIICHPSNLVLPWCQDAMKIRSLENRVYSITSNRTGTEINGEQSEYFTGGSQILGTKGEILIRMNDTEEGIYSVEIDPALADNKQVTDFNNAFGDRRPSMYFLP from the coding sequence GTGAAGTATATAGTATCTGTTTTGCAGTATAAGCCCCAGTTCTTGAAACCTGATGAAAACTTCGCAAGGTTGAAAGATATGATTATTCAGCTAGACAGTGACTTGGTAGTTTTGCCAGAATTAGCTCTTTCAGGATATGTGTTTACAGATAAAGAAGAGCTAAACCAAGTGGCAGAAAGCATTCCAGGAGGATCCATATTTGGAGCTATGCGAGAGCTTTCTGCCAAACAAAACTTATCTATATGCTATGGATTCCCAGAGAAGGATGGCGATACATATTATAATAGCAGTGCCTTAGTAAATCCTGATGGAACATACTTTGTTTACCGTAAGATTCATCTCTTCTTTAGAGAAAAAATCTTCTTCTCTTCTGGGGAAGATCCATTCTTTGTGTGTCCGGCAAAAAACGGGATAAAGATCGGTATGATGATCTGTTTCGATTGGCAGTTTCCAGAATCTGCGCGCAGCCTTGCATTGAAAGGAGCTCAGATCATCTGTCATCCATCAAATCTGGTTTTACCATGGTGTCAAGACGCCATGAAAATACGCTCTTTAGAAAATAGAGTATATAGTATCACGTCAAACCGTACCGGAACCGAAATCAATGGCGAGCAGAGTGAATATTTTACCGGAGGAAGCCAGATTTTGGGAACTAAGGGTGAAATCCTAATTCGTATGAATGACACTGAAGAAGGGATTTATAGTGTAGAAATCGATCCAGCTTTGGCAGACAATAAACAAGTAACCGATTTTAACAATGCATTCGGCGATCGTCGCCCATCGATGTATTTTTTGCCATGA
- the lptG gene encoding LPS export ABC transporter permease LptG, giving the protein MRKLDRYILREFLRTYLIIFFSFAVVFIVIDVVDNLPRLLRAGASVDLAITYYLLRLPYLIVLTSPVTVLLTGLFMMNALAKHNESVAIRAAGVSIKRAMLPLFGVGLVISIAVATLGEYVLPYAESQRDVVYNVKIKGEQPDDQMLKARIHYRGEENDFYYFGFFDGYKNTLRIIDLTRIDFESSQVIEKISAASATWTGDEWELFDCDIRRFSNGRQIYSTHFPSTRMPLLDVEPKDFVRITKKTLSLNFLELWDYIGRLQKMGEDASREIVDLHMKVSFPLTNLIVIFFFIPIATSNTRSKGRGWVFMLGLAVCFAYLIIVQISQSLGYNGIIPPVWAAWAPNLFFSLLGFLFLYKAEV; this is encoded by the coding sequence ATGAGAAAGCTGGATCGCTATATACTGCGTGAGTTCTTGCGCACTTATCTGATAATTTTCTTTAGTTTCGCTGTTGTATTTATTGTAATTGATGTAGTAGATAACTTACCCAGATTACTGAGAGCGGGGGCTTCTGTAGATTTGGCTATTACATATTACTTGCTCCGTTTACCATATCTTATTGTACTAACATCTCCGGTAACTGTACTGTTAACAGGGTTGTTTATGATGAACGCTTTAGCAAAACATAATGAATCAGTAGCAATACGAGCTGCGGGAGTAAGCATCAAGCGAGCCATGCTTCCGTTGTTTGGAGTTGGACTAGTAATCTCTATTGCCGTAGCTACTTTAGGAGAATATGTTTTGCCCTATGCAGAATCTCAAAGAGACGTTGTGTATAATGTTAAAATCAAGGGTGAACAACCTGATGACCAAATGCTTAAGGCACGCATCCATTATCGAGGAGAAGAAAACGATTTCTATTATTTTGGATTTTTCGATGGATATAAAAATACTCTGCGGATAATTGACCTTACCAGAATTGATTTTGAAAGCTCGCAAGTAATAGAAAAAATCAGCGCTGCCAGTGCCACATGGACTGGCGATGAATGGGAGCTTTTTGATTGTGATATCCGCCGCTTTAGCAATGGGCGTCAAATCTATTCGACTCATTTTCCCAGTACCCGAATGCCATTGTTGGATGTTGAACCAAAAGACTTTGTGCGTATAACCAAAAAGACTCTTTCGTTGAATTTTCTTGAGTTATGGGATTACATTGGAAGATTACAAAAAATGGGAGAAGATGCCAGCAGAGAAATAGTGGATCTGCATATGAAAGTTTCTTTCCCACTTACAAATCTGATCGTAATTTTCTTCTTTATTCCGATAGCCACATCAAATACTCGTAGCAAGGGACGAGGCTGGGTATTCATGCTGGGACTTGCTGTTTGTTTTGCATATCTAATTATTGTGCAGATTAGTCAAAGTTTAGGATACAACGGCATTATCCCGCCGGTTTGGGCGGCATGGGCACCAAATCTTTTCTTTAGCTTGCTGGGTTTTCTATTTTTATATAAAGCTGAGGTATGA